One window of the Dromaius novaehollandiae isolate bDroNov1 chromosome 25, bDroNov1.hap1, whole genome shotgun sequence genome contains the following:
- the LOC112992766 gene encoding inactive serine/threonine-protein kinase PLK5-like — protein sequence MAGRRAGDELPGRYIADAGSGTLYKRGRLLGQGAFGRCYELADVSSGKVYAVKIIPRARLAEPGGRQRVERETELHGRLHHRHVVGFHGRFADRSNVYVVLERCSRGSLADILRARETLTEPEVRYYLRQVVAGLRYLHGQGVVHRDLKPSNLLVTAGMRVKIGDLGLARRQEPGGRRWGAVCGTPGYLAPEVLDGQGHSAASDVWALGCVMYAALAGRPPFEGAGRQELREGMGAARFPLPRGLSPAARALVASLLDPEPAARPGLGDVLRHDFFTQVRGWDKSNPPRRWGYLQVPSAYGGLGAPHS from the exons ATggccgggcggcgcgcgggggatGAGCTCCCCGGCCGCTACATCGCCGACGCGGGCAGCGGGACGCTGTACAAGCGCGGCCGGCTCCTGGGCCAG GGCGCTTTCGGGCGATGCTACGAGCTCGCGGACGTGTCCAGCGGCAAGGTCTACGCGGTGAAGATCATCCCGCGGGCCCGGCTGGCCGAGCCGGGCGGCAGGCAGCGG GTGGAGCGGGAGACGGAGCTGCACGGCCGCCTGCACCACCGGCACGTCGTGGGCTTCCACGGGCGCTTCGCCGACCGCAGCAACGTCTACGTGGTGCTGGAGCGCTGCAGCCGCGGG TCGCTGGCCGACATCCTGCGGGCGCGGGAGACGCTGACGGAGCCGGAGGTGCGGTACTACCTGCGGCAGGTCGTCGCGGGGCTGCGCTACCTGCACGGGCAGGGCGTCGTGCACCGGGACCTCAAGCCGA GCAACCTCCTGGTCACCGCGGGCATGCGGGTGAAGATCGGGGACCTGGGGCTGGCGCGGCGGCAGGAGCCGGGCGGCCGGCGCTGGGG CGCGGTGTGCGGGACGCCCGGCTACCTGGCCCCGGAGGTGCTCGACGGGCAGGGACACTCGGCGGCCTCCGACGTCTGGGCCCTGGGCTGCGTCAT GTACGCGGCGCTGGCGGGCCGCCCCCCGTTCGAGGGCGCCGGCCGGCAGGAGCTGCGCGAGGGCATGGGGGCCGCCCGcttcccgctgccccgcggcctctcgcccgccgcccgggccctGGTCGCCAGCCTGCTGGACCCCGAGCCGGCGGCACGGCCCGGCCTCGGCGACGTGCTGCGCCACGACTTCTTCACGCAGgtgcggggctg